One part of the Longimicrobium sp. genome encodes these proteins:
- the lexA gene encoding transcriptional repressor LexA: MALTKKQRQILDYVESFVETNGYSPSYEEIAEHFQYSSLATVHEHLTNLEQKGFLRKNYNKSRSLEVVRADLHAPAIELPLMGTVAAGLPLEVTDGLQETVTVPHDMVRRGNNYVLRVKGDSMIDEQIRDGDYIIVNSRQTADNGEMVVALVSDGTVGGSATVKKFYREKDGKVRLQPANPTMEPMYFPADAVQIQGIVVGVIRKY, encoded by the coding sequence ATGGCGCTCACGAAGAAGCAGCGGCAGATCCTGGACTACGTCGAATCCTTCGTGGAGACGAACGGGTACTCCCCGAGCTACGAGGAGATTGCGGAGCACTTCCAATACTCCTCGCTGGCGACCGTCCACGAGCATCTCACCAATCTGGAGCAAAAGGGCTTCCTGCGGAAGAACTACAACAAGAGCCGGTCTCTTGAAGTGGTCCGCGCGGACCTGCACGCTCCAGCCATCGAGCTTCCCCTGATGGGCACCGTCGCGGCGGGTCTCCCGCTGGAGGTGACGGACGGCCTGCAGGAGACGGTCACGGTTCCCCACGACATGGTGCGGCGCGGCAACAACTACGTCCTCCGCGTCAAGGGCGACTCCATGATCGACGAGCAGATCCGCGACGGCGACTACATCATCGTCAACTCCCGCCAGACGGCCGACAACGGGGAGATGGTGGTGGCGCTGGTCTCGGACGGGACGGTGGGCGGCTCCGCCACGGTCAAGAAGTTCTACCGGGAGAAGGACGGCAAGGTGCGCCTGCAGCCGGCCAACCCCACCATGGAGCCGATGTACTTCCCGGCGGATGCGGTGCAGATCCAGGGGATCGTGGTCGGCGTCATCCGTAAGTACTGA